The DNA sequence ATAAAATGgaaaagccactgtggaaaacagtatgtaggctcctcaaaaaaataaaaatagaattacattatgacccagcaattccacttttgggtaaaAACAGTGTCTCAAAGAGGTATTTGTaaacccatgttcacagcagcatcattcacaacagCTAAAGCATGAaagtaacccaagtgtccatcagccaatgaatggatacacaaaacgTGATGTATACGTAGAGCAGAGTATTATTCAGGcccaagaaggaaggaaatactgccgtatgctacaacatggatgaaaccttGAGAagattatgctaactgaaataagccagtcacaaaaagataaatactgtatgattccacttatgtgatgTATTTAGAGTAGTCGAAATCATACAGACAAACAGAAGGTATAATGGTTGTTGCCAGGGATTGGGGAGAACGGGGAGTTATTATTTAATCGGTGTGGAGTTTCagatttacaagatgaaaagagatgagaatggatggtggtgatggctgcacagcaatgtgaatgcaTTTAATATCCCTgaagtgtacacttaaaaatggttaaatagtaaatttttatgtgtattttaactcaataaaaaaaagaagaaattacgaTCAAcaggagtatatatatataacgaggaatatccatacaatggaataccatgtaacaataaaaatgaatgaactgcaGGACACTATAGATGAATCATTAATGTTGATGAAAAAACAAGACATAAAAGAACATACCCAGAGTGATTCCATTTACCTAAAGTTCAGAAGCAGACGAATTATATTGTATAAAGATGCATACAAGGACGGTACAATTCGAAATGAAGACAGGGAAGAGAAATAACAAAAGAAGATGGCCTCTAGTGGTTCCCCATATGGGCACTACCTCAAAATCACCTGGGGTGGGATGCGGCAGCTTTAAAATTACCCACATCTAGGTTCCACACCCCTAAGTTCTGATTTCACTGTGTCGGCAGTGCTGGCCTTAGGCATCCACTTCCAAAGCTCTAGGGTTTCTAATGCGAGGACAAGTTGAGGATGCTGCTCATAGGTGGTGCAAGAGGGCTGTGACGGGGAGGGGCGAGGGCCGGGCCTTTGGCCGGCAATGGTGTTCCTTGACCTGGGTGAAGTGTCACAAGCATTAGCTTAATAATTTTTTACTCTACCGTACATTTATTTTATGCCCTTTTGTATATGTCAGCTCTTCTCTTTCTCCACAGCATACACATAGGTGTTCCAGGGACCACAGCTCACAGTCCTTACTTGGAGTTGCTTATCTACAAAGTAGTCCACACGGCAGGGCCGATCCAAGCTGGTTGTGTCCTTGTGGCCAAGCTGTCCATATTTACCTAAAGTGAAATAAGCCCTTTTGccatcctctcctctcccctgggCCTTGACGCTTTTCCCCTCCAGGGAGGAAAACCAGCCTGCCAACCGAACTGCAGGCTTAAGCCAGCACTCTGCTGGTGTCTGCTCTGTGAAGTCAGGAGACAGCACCATAGAGCCTCCAGGACCAGGCAAGTCTGCAGGTCCTCAAAAGGCAGTGGCCAGCAGCCACTCCAGGCAAGATGCTCCTCCAGGCTCCCCACTCCTCAACTCAGATGCTCAGAGCAGACattttcattttacctttttctctACCCAGTGCCAGACCAAAAGATGTTTCTCACAAATGCTGGCTAAATATTCCCTTAAGAAAAGTAGACGGGAAGTACTGATATCTCCTATTTCTCTGCTGTCTGGTCTCTGCCCTTCTAAGCATGCCTAGATCTGTTCCAGAGAGGGGAATAGACAGCTTTTCAGTCCCGGTCTTCCCAGTGGTCAGGCTGCCCAGGCCCCTGCTTCCACTTGTCTGCATGGCTATTGTTACCTGTCCTCTACCCCCAGGTCTTTCCTCCCTGTGGTTTAAGCATCACAAAAGCAAACAATTTACTTACCCCAGCCCCAGGTGTAGAGCTCCCCGGTTCCTGCAACCAAAAGGACAGTAAATGGCCGTCACCAATGCTTTTTGACAAGGCATTTGTCCTCCTTGGCCTGCCACAACCCATAGCCAGCACATCACAGTCGTCCTGAGGTTTGCTTGGCAAGGGACAACATACTCTCTTTCTCTTTAACAGCTGTCTAATCACATTTGGGGTAAAAAGGATCCAGATTGAAAAAGCTTATCttacaaacgaacttatttacaaaatagactcacagacatagaaaacaaacttatggttaccagtgggggaagggcatgggaagggataaattgggagttctacatttgcagatactaatatacataaaatagataaacaagtttatgctgtatagcacagggaaccagattcaatatcttgtaataacccatggtgaaaaagaatatgaaaacaaatatatgtatcttcctatatgactgaagcattgtgctgtacaccagaaactgtgctgttcaccagaagtattgactatacttcaataaaaaataaataaataaaacattttttaaaagaaaaaaaaagtttatcttcCTATACGCCCGCTGATTGGCCTGACTCTCACAGCTACCGAGTTCAAGAGTCTTAGAAGCAAAGCTGAGCAGGCCCTGCTGTCAGGTGAGGAGGCTGGCAAACACCAGCCTCCCTCCAGAAGAACCTTTGGGGTCTGACCGGCCAGGGAGCCACTATTAAAGCCATGTCGGGGTGTACTGAGAGAGGCAGCTACCTAGTACATGACAAAGATGCTTGAAATGATAGTTTTTTTAGGTGACCACACCCTTTTCTGCAGCTCCCAGCTGGAGACTGGGGTGGAGTGACTTTCTGCTCCATCCTGAaccagcctccccagccccactcactTGTCACCACCGCTGTGTGCCGGGATCCACAACTGGCTTTGATGGCATCCAAGCCCATGGGGAGATCCAATAAAGCTGGGAAGGGCTGAACAGCTATAAAGGGGGCAGGGGCTCCATTCTCACCCCTGGCTACTCTCTTCACTTCAGAACCATCTTCATTCAGTCCTGTGGCTTCAGAGAAGCAATAAgagtgatgatgacaatgatgggTAACACTCACTGAGCACTGATTGAAACCTTATCCATACATTAACTCACTCAATACCACAGCTGAAGCACAAGCTAAGCTCCAGAGCTGGTGCTCCCAACCCCTACCTTCCCCAGGAAGTGCTGGAGTTGACAGGTTTATGGGGAGTGGAGTGCTGACACTGGCATCAGCCTTGCCACACTCCCTCTCATAAGGGGCTCAGAGTCCTGGCTGTGTCCTGGGGGTCCCAAGGATGTCGCATACACCTACCGAGCACTGTAGCTCTCAGGCCAGCATATAGCCAGGAGTCAGGAATGACAGAAACATGTAGAAGTCAAGAGTTGACACTCACCTTCCCCTGTGACTGTCTCTCCATCCTCCGCCAAGctcctggtgggcagggccagctgcCCTGATTCGTTCCAGCCCCATATATAAATATCCCCAGTTTCTGAAAGACATAAAGGGAACCCCATTAAACAGACTGTGAATAATGCCCCCTCCACCTCCTCGGCCCCCTGCATCCATCCAAACTCCCCTATTCTCCACTAGCTCCCTGGAGACAACTCCTGCCTGTCTGCCCAAGTCAGCACTCCAGGCAGGTGCCTCCCTCAGGCCCAGCAGCTTCCCTGCCTCAACGGGTCCCCTTTCCCCTCAAGTGCCTTCAGGTCACCTTTTCTTAAAGAAGTCTCTTACTGGATCTTCCTCTCCACTTCTACTTTTTCCCTTTGTTGTTAAATTGCTCCCCCCCCACAACTTCCACGTTGGAATCGTGTCCCCAGAAGTTCCTCAATGATCTCTCTTTCAAATCCACTGAGCCCAGGCCCCTTTCTTCAGTCCCACCTGCCACTGGTCCTGCTCAAGTCctcttcttcaaaaaaattttttttaattgaggtagcATTGGTTTATAAACActatataagtttcatgtgtacaacactGTATTTTGACTTCCGTATACATTACAGAGCACTCATCACCGAGAGGTTAGTTTCCAACCGTCATCATATAGTTGACCACTTTTACCCAttatgccctccccctccccccagaagaCCTCTAGAACCTCTCGCCTTTCTTGCCCCCCACAACACTATAGTTTGTTGTTTGGAGCAACAACCCTAATGCTAAAAATTCACTAACAATAGTAGCTAATTCTTATCAAGAGTTTAATCTGTGCCGGTGTTTTAAGCACAACATCCCCATTTTATTTAACAGAAaacttgaggcacagagaaattaagtactCTGCCCAAGATCTCGAGAAGCAGAGTGATGATTTAGACCTAAGAAGTCTGGTTTGAAGTATCTGTGCCCCAATCACTACACCAAGGCCTCAAATTCCTTTTGGACCTTAAGTGTGAGCTTCCCCATTGGGCTCACTTTCCagccctcctttctcttcccttcaagCCTGACTGCCAACCCAGGCCCATTGCATGAGAACATGGAGGAGAGATTACAGGCATAGGTGGTTTTTAAAGATCCCTGGTGACACTGAAACCATGACCCATAGAGGTAACAGAAGAAGGCAACTGGTAGAAATTCTTGAACTTGTCTTACAGAACAACAGACAAGGGAACTGCCTGGTAAAACCTCTTTGCTTGTAAACTGACTTCATTaagttcattttagttttttgtctttttttctctttaactgcATACGCTCCCAGCTTCACACAACTCAGCTGTTTTtacaggaacttggagtcagctccTGCCCAGTGAAAGCTGGCTGGGGACTAGTTGGGACCACTGACCCTAAAACTGGACCTGGGCATATGGCCAGTGAGTGGCCTTCTAATGTCACAGGGCTGGAAAACTCCACCTCAGATCATGCTAAGTGCCTCCATTTTGAATATGCAGAAGCATGTAACCCAGATACCTGCTCAAACACTGATTACCTCACCTTTTCCCTGCCTCCAATCATCTTTCCCCTGCTTACCCCATAAATACCCCAACCCCCTTTCAGGGAGGCAGACCTGAGATTTATTCTCCTGTTTCCTCACTTGGCTGCCTTATGAATAAACTCTTGGCTGTAAACCCCAGCACCTCAGCATTTGGCTTGCTGCGCATCAGGCAAACAGACCTGGTTTGGTAACAATACAGGTGGCAGCCAGAGCCCCAGATGCAGATCCTTACAAAGATCATtggctcccagccccacccaacagcctagGAATCAGCTGCACCTGGATCACCTGCCAGAGCAGCAGACTCAACATAATCCAAAATTAAACTACTCCTTCTGGCCCTAGGTCACCAGCCACAGCACCACCAGAACTCACACTCACCACCAGCATCCTCCTCGTGGGCATCTAAGTGTCCACTGTGTGCTACACATCATGGCTCCCTGGGCAACTGCTACCTGCCTTCCTCGTATTCCTTGGCTGGGCTGCCTCTTACCCCTTCATTTCCTCTTGGGGAGTATTTTAGAAAGGTAGCACTGGCTGGAGGCAGATGGATGGGAGGCGTAGGGAGACCAGTAACAGAAAACTGCAATGGCCTGGGTGTGAGTGGGCAATCGTGGCGGCAGAGTGGCTTCACCTGGGAGGCAATGGGGAGTCATGAATGACTGGGCTGACTGATGTGGGGTGAGCTTTCAAGGACGCCTGGATATGCCACCCATCAAACTGGGAAAGAAAAACTAAGGAGGCGGAAGGTTTGGAGACTAGGAGCCCCTGAGCTGGTTTTTGAAAAGCACTAGGTTACTcaccactcacacacacagagtgccAGCCTCCTGCGGCCACCTCAGTCATGGGTAGGCCTTGGAGCGCCTCCAACAGCCTCGGCTCCGGCTCTGCCTCCAGAGTCCCGTGGCCCAGCTGTCCGTGCCTGAGTAAGGGAGACCTTAGTCGGCTACAGAAACACCAAgaggcctcctcccctccccagtggcACTCTCCCACCCCCTATATGCTCACCTCCCACTCCGAGCCACGTTTACCTGCTCCGCCCCATCCGCGCAAAGGCCCAGCCGGCCCACCAGGCCAAGCCGCCACTCACCTGCCTCCGCCCCAGGAGAACACCTGGCCCGCCGCGTCCAGCAGCAACGCGTGCTCGGCGCCCAGCTCCAGCCGGCGAGCCCGCAGCGTCGGGGCCAGAGGCCGGTAGAAGGGCGGCCGCGGGCTCACGTAGGCACGGACGCAGGGCAGCAGCGGCAGCGGCCCAGCCTGGGTCTCACCGCCGCCGGGTCCGTCTTTCCGCTCGGCCTCCGGCACCACGGTCTGGGCCCAGAGGGGCTCCCCGCGCAGCGCCGAGCCGGGCGCCCAGGCCTGAAGCTCCGCCCCGGGTCCGGATCCCGGCCCGGGTCGCAGCACCACGAGGAACGCCTCCGACGCCCACGCGTCCTTGCAGCCGCCCGCGGCGCCGCGTGCGGAGCCGGACAGCTCCACCTGGCCTCCACCTGCGGGGGCGAAGAGCGGGCTGGGGAGCGGGTGGGACACGCACCCAGGGCCGGGGGCCGGGATGGGGACGGGGGCGGCGCTCACCGGTCACGAAGGCGGTGTAGCTCCAGCTCGCGCTCACGCGGCAGATATCGAGGCCCGCGCCCGGCGCCCTTAGCGGCTCGGGACTGAGTACCTGGTGCCCGCGCCCGGAGCCCAGCGCCTGCCCGAAACCGCAGAAACCGAAGCCGAACCAGGCCCCGGTGCGCTCCCCGGCCATGCCCCGGCGGCGCCCTCTGCTGGCTGTGACCTGGCTGGGGCGGGTGGCGGGACCGAGGATTAGGGCAGAACCGGACGAGATTCTTCCAGATGAGCCCTGACGGGACACTGCAACTGCCTTACcagtaaaatggggaaaatgccATCCTCCTAACCACAGAGGCAGACGATATGCATTCCACAAACGTTCGCTGAGTGGGAGGCTTCGCTAAAATCCTACCAGATTTAGGATTCTGAGCTGCCTAGAGTAGGATACTTTCTCTATCCTCCCTTTTGACTCAAGCAACTTCACTGTCCCACGAAGTGGGCAGGAGCTATTTTAAGTGGCCTCTCCTTTAGGCGTTGGACTAGGATCTGAACCCCTCCTTCTGAATTCCTAGTGTCTGACATATCTCCCCATGTAATCTTGCGAACTAGAACTGCCTCTATTTGGCACAGGAGACTCCCAAAGTAATCCTTATCCTATCACACAGCTTAGGACTGAGCGGGGCTGAGAGCTGAACTCGGCTCACCAACTCCACATACAGTGCTCTTCTCACTAGTAAAAAGCAGAGTGTTTGAGAGGCAGTGCCCTGCACGGGTTAGGTCCAGTTCCATAGTTTGCCTCTGCAGCTAGTAGTGTCTGTGCCCTTAGCCAATTTACTTGAGCTCTTTCAGTCCAATTcagttttttcagttttacaaagcTGGAGAGTAGTGGAGGGTTTGTACACACCTTGTAGAATTCTTGGTAACAGATGCAAATAAAGGGTTCAAGTGCTGGCACATACTATGGTTAAGTACACTAAGTTTACTAAATCCAGTACTTAGAATTGATAAAAATGACTTATTGGTCTCGAGGGACCTACACAAAGCAGTTTCAACTGGACCTCATCTAGTCGTTTAttcctttcacacacatttattgatCCCTTACTCTGGGCTGATGAGAAGCTCCCAAGGAGCTCATGCGTAATAGGGAAACAGACCCACAGTCGAGATTACAACAGCAAGGCCACTTTATCCGTACAGCAAGTTTGGTTTGATCAGAATTTCAATGGCATCTTCGAGCATTTGAAGTCAGATCCTTGGTCTTTCCTTGACCTTTGCCTAGTCTCCTAACCACTTCCGGGTTCAATCCAACCCAAGGAAACCTCTGACCTTGATTTTGACCCTGTGCCCTACACCCCCTCAAGAAGCTCCTTCCGATGGACAAAGAAAGTGAGGGGGCGTCGGGCGGCCGCCCAGGAGCTGTTCCTCAGCCCAGGACTTGGTTGGCAGCCGCAAGTGGAAGGATTTGAAGAGCCGCGCCCTAGACAAGGCGCCCATTGGCTGCCGCAGTCTCCCCGGGGCCAATCGCTGGCGAGGGCGGTGACGCCATCGCGCAGGGCGGGCAGCCGCTGGGCGGTACTCACCTTGCCTGCAGTCCCCGCCGCGGCCTGTCTAGTCCAAGCTCGGTCGAACCGGTCCCGAGGCCTACTGTGGCCTCTGCGGCCTAGGGCGTGGAGTGCGCGAAACCTCCGATGGTTGTGGGCCCGAGGCAGAGATTGGACCAAATGGTCCCGCCCTCCGCAGCCATGTGCGGGGCCTCCGAGTTCGGATTGGAAGCCTTTGGGGATCACCCAGAGCCATCTAAAGAGTTGGCGACGGGCGACCCTGGTGACGGGTACCGCCTGTCATTCCCCCTCAGCGTGGTACGGCGGCGGCTCGCTACTGGACACGCGCGGGTCTGATGCCCAACAAGAAGCAGCCGTATTAGGCGGGCTCCGGACAGATTTTACCATTCATTGGCTCGGAATCTGTCATTTATCTCTGTTGAGCCAATGAGCTTCGAGCTGGGCTTAGTACAAGAGTGTAAGCAGACAGGGAAGCCCGCCTAGCCCAGACtttcctcccaccctgcccagTTACTGGAGTTTCCCTCAGGTTTCCCAAACCCCAGATCCCGAGCACTGCCTGAGTGGAGATCACTAAGAACCCTCAATACAAAGGCAAAAGTACTGAAGGGCCTACATGCATTTATTTCCACACAACTGAATAGTTTACCTATTCACTTCTTAGGTTTACATCTTGACCCTCTAACAGGATTAAGTAGCAATTCAGTGAGCTCTGGGGTGGGGAATCCATTGGATTCCTTCGAAGAGGTGGCTGTGCTGCTGTAAAGCTGCGCTGCACACAGGAAACCATGCCCAGCTCCTGCTCCAGACTCCACCCCACAGCCAGCCCTCCCTGTCCAGCGACAGGGCACACATTTGTTGAATTCCACACAATTTTATTAGAGGACCCAGGGGTGGTCCTGCTAGTAGGCTCAAGTGATGCTCACAGCTGGTGAGGCTGCGCTGTGTCCTTTCCAATGCCGAAGATCCACAGGCTGGGTCAGGATGCAGCTTCCCCATTCCCAGCTGTCTACAGTAGTACCAGAAAAGGGCCCTGCTGCGTGAGGCTGGAAGCAGTGCTGACAGAGCAGGGCTGTGATGAACAGGGTCCCTGACTCAGAACAGAGGACATCAgagggcagctggggaggagaggccagAATGTTCGACATTCCAGCCCCCACCAGCCAAAGCCCCCTCTATCCTTGCTCCCTGTGCTGCAATAGGTAGCGTGTCCATGAGGCAGGCCCTCACTCTCCATCTTGGCTGGGTTTGATAAGCCCATATTCCACTGCTTTCCCCAGGCAAGCTGTGGCAGCCCTTGTGACGGGGCTTTCCTTGCCCTTAGCCAGCACTGACAGGATCTCCAGCACCTCGCTCTCCATCAAGGTGCTGGCAGTCTCTCTCGAAGCCTCCACCATGTTCAACACCACCACAGTGCCCCGGTGCTGCAGCTCCTGGTTGGGGCTCAGAAGCAGGTCCTGCAGGATCTCCAGCCAGTGTGTGGTCTACAGAACACAGGGCAGTGTGACCATGAGCAGCAGGCTCAAGCCTGGCAGGGAAGACACCCACACACCCTGGGACTGCCCTCTGCCAACCGAGGGCAGTTGAGTGTTCCTGgcccatctctcctcccccaccaagAAGAGGCACTGACCACTTGGGGGATGCGGCTACAGAGCGAGGGCCGCATGGAGGTGAGCATAGCCAGGCCCCCGGCAGCTGCCCGCTGCAGCAGCTCGTCGTCCTCTCCGCTGTACAGCACCAGCAGCTTTAGCCGGTCATTGCCCTCAGCTTCAAAGAGGTCCTGTACCTGTGGCCAGAGAAAGGCAGTGGGTCGGGTcagccagggcacagcccaggcaAGAACTGGTACTTCTGCATGCCTGCCCGCCACAGCTGGCTGGACCAATCCTTACCTCCTTGCTCACGGCCAAGTTACACATGCACTCCGTGGCTGCCCGGCGGATCATCTCATGCTCCTCAAACATGTAGCCCTCAATCATGGGCACAGCCTTCTCCTTCAGGATCTTCTGTCTGTGGGGCGGAGAAGGGAAGGGTCAGAatcctcagagcctttgcatccaccacccccaccctcctgtCCCCATACAATCAAGCACTGGGTCAACGATGTCCTTGGCCAATACCCAaagaccccccaccccacacccagtATGAACTGCAGTGGCTTCTAGCCTTCTAACCAGGCCTAGGAGATAGCAGGGGACCTTGAAAAATGCTCTTACGTAGGAGTTAGGAGAcccaggtggtggtgatggtgagaCTAATACCTAACATTTGAGCACTTACCCTGACCCAGCACTTGGACTGCCTTACTCACCACAGCCCTGTGATGAAGGTGCAGGTGTGATTATCATTActattttgcagaagaggagactgaggctaaGTAGTGAGTAATGTGCCCAAGGTAACAATTAGCAATAATAGTTAATGCGTCTTGACTGGGCACACTGCTAGGAGCCAGGCACCTATGTAGTAAATGCTTTTACATGTatcttctcatttaattctcctgaCCACGACTCCATGACACGGGTACTATAatcatcccatttcacagatggggaaattgaggcacagagaggttaaataacttgtgaGGTTACACAATAGTAACCAgtgaagccaggatttgaaccccggCAGTCTGACTCTAGGGCCTGCACCATCACTGCCCAATTCCTTGCCCTCTTACGGAACACAGCACAAGTCAAACTTCTTGGCCTGTCTCCTCAACTATGATGCAGAGGAGTCACTGTGAGGAGGAAATAAGTGAGTGACTGAGGAGTGCTTTCCAAGCTGTAAAGTGCTTTAGGAGGTAGTCTGATACCCTGATGCCCTGCCCAGGCCCTACATCCCAAGGGACCTTACCGGAGCCTCTCACTGATCCCCGCCAGGTTCGTCAGAGCCATGAGTGCCTCAAAGTTCTGAAGGCCTGAGCAGTTGAGGTGCAACAGGGAGACAAGGGGCCGGACCACCTCGTAGATCTGCAATATGCAACCACCTGTCAGGGCTACATGCCTCAGCTCCCACCCACCTCACAGCCCTGAAGATGGAGCCCTGAAAGAAGGCTGCCCTCCCCATCCCAGGGCTCAGCAAAGCTCTCACTTTCTGTCAGCCCCAAGGAGGAGCCACAGCCTGGGTCAAAGCCACCAGGGCTGAATGAAGGGGTGGAGGACAGGCTAGTGCTGGAGCAGGAAGACACGTACCCGCTCTCCAGGAAAGGTAATCTCTGGGTTGGAGGTGATGGTGAGCTTGGCGAGAGCCTGGGCTGCCTTCGTCTGCCCCACGTCAGTGCCTTCCAGGGCCAGCGGGAGCAGAGCCTGTAGGGACAAGCCTGTCAATGTCCAAGATGTACCCAAAAATGTAAGGCCCGAACCACGAGGCCTTGAGACCCTGACTGTGCTGCCCTCACCCTTCCCCAACTCTCTCCCCAGCTGAACGATACTCCTGCTCATGCCCTCTCTCCTGAGGTCTCCCAGTAAGCCACCCAAACCCTTCCTGGAACACACAGTAAGAGCTAGACATGGCTTGTGCCCGGCACTGGGCCATGAAGGTCAATGACACAAGGGAAGAGAGAGCTCAGGACCTATTAAGGTACAAAGTGCCGAGGGCGCTAAGGGCCCGCCCGTTTCAGCACCACTCACTCATCACGAAGACATTCCTGCTGGTCACTAATAATACTTTTCCATCCCACATCTAACACTCACCTCTTGTGTAGCAGCCACTGAGTCATGTTTTATAGACCATCAGGAAGGAGTCTGTAAGCCTGCTTACCTTGCCCCCTCCCTGAGCAACCACAGTGCCGCGGTCCTCAACCTCTTCCACCAAAGCCAGGAAGACCCTGCAGGGAGAAGGCCGTGTTGGGTGGGCCGGCCCAGGGCTCTAGCAGGCAGACCCGCCACTTCTGGGCTAAGCAAAGGAAGGCAGCCACACGGGGGGTCCCCCTGCTCCAGGTGGCCCACAGCACAAAGACCTGCTCCCTCTGTAGTTCCGTCGGCAGCCTCGAGGCTGATGAGCTGGGAAAGGTCTGGGTGGCCGAGACAGGCTCACCTGGAGAGCAGCTCCCTGCAGGAACTGGTCAGCACAGGGCTATCGGTCTTCGCCATGCACGTCATGGCCGACACCACACCGGCCGCCAGTAGCTTCTTCACCCGAGCCCGTACGAAACTAGGTTTGTCCTGGGGAAGGAGGCAGCTTAGCAGTGGGGCCTCAGCTATTAGGTAGAGGAagtcggggtggggggggaccCTCTTCACAGCACAAATTGATGAACGTGAAAACGAAGGGAAAAAAAGCCACTTAA is a window from the Camelus bactrianus isolate YW-2024 breed Bactrian camel chromosome 27, ASM4877302v1, whole genome shotgun sequence genome containing:
- the RCCD1 gene encoding RCC1 domain-containing protein 1 isoform X2 → MAGERTGAWFGFGFCGFGQALGSGRGHQVLSPEPLRAPGAGLDICRVSASWSYTAFVTGGGQVELSGSARGAAGGCKDAWASEAFLVVLRPGPGSGPGAELQAWAPGSALRGEPLWAQTVVPEAERKDGPGGGETQAGPLPLLPCVRAYVSPRPPFYRPLAPTLRARRLELGAEHALLLDAAGQVFSWGGGRHGQLGHGTLEAEPEPRLLEALQGLPMTEVAAGGWHSVCVSETGDIYIWGWNESGQLALPTRSLAEDGETVTGEGLNEDGSEVKRVARGENGAPAPFIAVQPFPALLDLPMGLDAIKASCGSRHTAVVTRTGELYTWGWGKYGQLGHKDTTSLDRPCRVDYFVDKQLQVRTVSCGPWNTYVYAVEKEKS
- the RCCD1 gene encoding RCC1 domain-containing protein 1 isoform X1 — protein: MAGERTGAWFGFGFCGFGQALGSGRGHQVLSPEPLRAPGAGLDICRVSASWSYTAFVTGGGQVELSGSARGAAGGCKDAWASEAFLVVLRPGPGSGPGAELQAWAPGSALRGEPLWAQTVVPEAERKDGPGGGETQAGPLPLLPCVRAYVSPRPPFYRPLAPTLRARRLELGAEHALLLDAAGQVFSWGGGRHGQLGHGTLEAEPEPRLLEALQGLPMTEVAAGGWHSVCVSETGDIYIWGWNESGQLALPTRSLAEDGETVTGEATGLNEDGSEVKRVARGENGAPAPFIAVQPFPALLDLPMGLDAIKASCGSRHTAVVTRTGELYTWGWGKYGQLGHKDTTSLDRPCRVDYFVDKQLQVRTVSCGPWNTYVYAVEKEKS